In Falsibacillus pallidus, the following are encoded in one genomic region:
- a CDS encoding type II toxin-antitoxin system death-on-curing family toxin, protein MMDEVIYLTTNQVIAINTVQIRLYSPAEQTGVKDPHLLDSALNRPRQSVFGSDAYPTIHQKAAALFESIAKNHAFHNANKRTALASLIIFLKINHYQWKMGIEEEQDFTVDVVNHKYTFQEIVSKIKDNTEKL, encoded by the coding sequence ATGATGGATGAGGTCATCTATTTAACTACTAACCAGGTGATTGCTATAAATACTGTTCAAATTCGTCTATATTCTCCAGCTGAGCAAACAGGTGTAAAAGATCCACATTTACTTGACTCAGCTCTAAATCGCCCGAGACAATCAGTATTTGGCAGTGATGCGTATCCTACAATCCATCAAAAAGCAGCTGCTCTTTTTGAATCAATTGCAAAGAATCATGCTTTTCATAATGCAAATAAACGAACTGCTTTAGCATCGTTAATTATTTTCTTAAAAATAAACCATTATCAATGGAAAATGGGAATTGAAGAAGAACAGGACTTCACAGTTGATGTAGTTAATCATAAATACACGTTCCAAGAAATAGTTTCAAAGATTAAAGATAATACTGAAAAACTTTAA